Genomic DNA from Segatella copri:
TCAAGGACACGCAAACAGTTGCCCCTCCACGTAAGGTGACGATTTCAATGAAGAGGATGTAGAGCGAGGCTTCAACTTGAAGCCGGTGAACAAAGGTTTCTCTATTTTCTTGCCATCCACGGTCACGCCTGCCTGGATCATGTCTCGTATGATTTGCATGATACGACTTTCTGAGAGAAAGAACTCCTCGGTGCTCAATCTCCTCAAAGCGTCATCGAAACGGAGTCTTCTCACCTCTGTCCAATAATAGTAACGCTCATAAATACGCTTGTTTCTTGAATTTACAAGATTCTTGTCTCTTCCCTTTGCCACGGTGCAAAAATAACAAAAATCTCTCAAAAAGAGACATAAAAAATGAGGCATTCTTTTCGGGATGCCTCATTTTAAGTTTAATCTTTGAACGAACCGCCTACAGACGGCAAAAAGATGGCTCTATCTTGCGCCAAACACCATCCTCGCTCTTCATGCTGAAATAGTAGCTCACCACGGTCTCCTTGGTCACGTTGCTCTCACGGAACAAATCCATGATGCTGGTGTATTCCTCATCGTTGAACTTACCTTCGAGCTGGTAAAGCTTGCTGATGCTTGTATAGTTGAACTTGCCGTTACGGTTACGCTCCAGGAGGTTCATGCAAAGTTGGTACATCGGATCATCCTTGCCCTTCTCGCTCTTCTCAATGTAAGCACCAAGGAAGTCCATCAGTCTTTGCGCTGCAAGCTCGGAACGCTCATCAAAGCCCTTCACATCCTGGCTCTTCACCTCAAACTTGAAGTCATCCACCACGATGGTGAAACCACGCTGCTCCTTGTTGCGAAGCTTGCCATACTCGGCCATCACACTCTTGAAGCCCTCGCTCTCATTGTCAAGCCAGTCACGGAAACCCTTCACCTTCAAGGCTATCTCCACAACTCTGTCCTTCACGTTTCGTGCCAGGCTTCCACGGATGCTTTCATAGGCATTGCGCTTGTCAAGTTCACTCTGCTGCTTGTTGGCAGTCAATGTTCTCAGGAGTTCTTCCTGTTGCTCGGCACTGAGGCCTTTCAAAATGTCTTCTGTCTTCATAATCTTAATAATGTTTATTCGTTGTCTTTTTGCTTTTTAAGTATCATTCTCAGTTTCAGAGATAACAGCTGCAATTCTTCTATATCAAGATCTGCAAACACCTTACCTGCTATCTTTGGACTCTTGCAATAGTTGTTGATGGCTGTCCAGCTGGTAGTATCAACTCCTATTTTCTGCAAGAGCTTCAGGCAGGAACTTCGCTTCTTTCTGCGCTGCTCCACATAGATGTTTCTCTTTTCAGGGAAACGCTTCTCCAGGAGGTTGCAAAGGTCATCATACTCTTTTCGTGTGATTTCCTTCAGACTCTCGGTTCTTCCTCCAGTAGCAACGCTGACCATTTCTTTCTTCAAGTACTCGTTATCACCGATTTTTGGCACTCGTTTCAAGATGGAGTAGAACCTTGCAAAATTAGTCACTTCTTGCATATTTTACTTTTGAATATTCCTAAAAAGAACTTATCATTTATAATAAAATCACACGTCTGCATTTTGTATCTTACGGTGATTTTTATTAATTTTGCATTATTATTATCCTTACGGATAGCAACATCTGCAATTCTTTCTTTATACCATTTGATTAGAACGTCTGTGAATTCTTTCTTTTCCTTCCGATCGAAATCTTTGGCACAGGCAATACCTATCTTAATTTCAGCATAACTTTTTTTGCCATTTACCTCGTAAAACGCTGTTATTATTGCTACGCCTAATTTTTCCTTGTTCTGTTTCATAAGCCTTAATCTTTACAGGTTGGTTTCCATGTGATGTTGATGATGGCATCAAGTTCACCCTTGCCGTTACACTTTGGGCAGGTAACCTTGATTCCTTTCCCGATGTCATCGGTTCCCCAGTACCATCCGTTCCCCTGGCAATACTCACATCGATGTCCCACGCTTACCAATGTCTCATGACTATCATGTCTCATTGGCTTCAGTTCAATCATTCTGTCAACTTTACTCATTTTCAGTTCCCTCCATATTATTTAAATATTCGTTTTTAAGAGCATCCAGTGACATGTCTGTCAGTTTACCAGCTATTTCATCATACATCATCTGCTGATCCATATACGAGAAATTTTCGGTCTTTTTCTGGATGTACTCCATGATTTTGTTTATAACTTCTTCCATGATTCATTCATTTTTAGTCGTCACCCCAATATCTGTTCGCTCCTTCGTCCCAAATGGTGTATTCACCCTTTTCCCCGATGAAGCGACCTTTCGAAAAGGCTTTGAAGCCTTCCACCCATATCTTCAAGGTGGCATCGTACATCACG
This window encodes:
- a CDS encoding transposase; its protein translation is MAKGRDKNLVNSRNKRIYERYYYWTEVRRLRFDDALRRLSTEEFFLSESRIMQIIRDMIQAGVTVDGKKIEKPLFTGFKLKPRSTSSSLKSSPYVEGQLFACP
- a CDS encoding DUF3164 domain-containing protein, giving the protein MKTEDILKGLSAEQQEELLRTLTANKQQSELDKRNAYESIRGSLARNVKDRVVEIALKVKGFRDWLDNESEGFKSVMAEYGKLRNKEQRGFTIVVDDFKFEVKSQDVKGFDERSELAAQRLMDFLGAYIEKSEKGKDDPMYQLCMNLLERNRNGKFNYTSISKLYQLEGKFNDEEYTSIMDLFRESNVTKETVVSYYFSMKSEDGVWRKIEPSFCRL